In Ignavibacteriales bacterium, the following are encoded in one genomic region:
- a CDS encoding polysaccharide deacetylase family protein, with protein MKSIMYHYVREPSEELPYFKFLNVDDFKQQLDFFEKEEGFVSRDDFIRAFETGETYNGVVLTFDDGFKDHFEYVLPILRERGLWGVFYIPTGPFVNKSILNVHRIHLLLGTYGGKRIFDALTGKLEDDMLTHKDIKEFTTNTYDKQDNDAYTKMVKRILNYYIGYEFQGPVVIELMKEFLNEDELIKDFYVSQEEIKKMHDEGMIVGSHTVNHPVMSKLSDDEQRNEVADSFGFLDGATGGLQIRTFCYPYGGFHSFNEQSEKILIQNGCKFAFNVESRSIEPADLLDRPTALPRYDCNEFPHGQCR; from the coding sequence ATGAAATCGATCATGTATCATTACGTCAGGGAGCCAAGCGAGGAACTACCTTACTTTAAATTCCTTAACGTGGATGATTTTAAGCAACAGCTGGATTTTTTTGAGAAGGAAGAGGGATTTGTATCGCGGGATGATTTTATAAGAGCATTTGAGACAGGAGAAACCTACAACGGAGTGGTATTGACATTCGATGATGGGTTTAAGGATCATTTTGAGTATGTCCTGCCTATCCTTAGAGAGAGAGGATTATGGGGAGTATTTTATATTCCAACGGGACCATTTGTTAATAAAAGTATTTTGAACGTTCACCGGATCCATCTTTTGCTGGGTACTTATGGGGGTAAAAGGATCTTCGATGCGCTGACTGGCAAGTTAGAAGATGACATGCTCACACACAAGGACATAAAAGAATTCACGACAAATACTTACGATAAACAGGATAACGACGCATATACAAAAATGGTAAAAAGAATCCTGAACTATTATATAGGATATGAATTCCAGGGACCGGTCGTTATAGAATTGATGAAAGAATTTCTTAATGAGGACGAATTGATAAAAGATTTTTACGTTTCACAGGAGGAGATAAAAAAAATGCATGATGAGGGAATGATCGTAGGAAGCCATACGGTGAACCACCCTGTTATGAGCAAGCTAAGCGATGATGAGCAAAGGAATGAAGTAGCTGATTCATTTGGATTTTTGGATGGGGCAACAGGAGGCTTGCAAATAAGAACATTCTGCTACCCATATGGAGGTTTTCATTCCTTTAACGAACAATCCGAAAAAATACTCATACAAAATGGCTGTAAATTTGCTTTTAATGTAGAATCACGAAGTATCGAACCAGCCGATCTTTTGGACCGCCCCACTGCTTTACCCCGATATGATTGCAACGAGTTTCCTCACGGACAATGCAGGTAG
- a CDS encoding T9SS type A sorting domain-containing protein, giving the protein MNVNAQWIFQTTGVSVPLWDIEFINENTGWVCGEQGVILKTTNGGNVWEIQNTGINNKVLYGIYPVNDSVVYCVGFFETILKTTNGGENWIAIENGPAGQGDSYYSVFFLNEDTGWIGSNSLATRKTTDGGSSFNNQFIFTIPRDLFFKDAMNGAGCGWGATIGTTTNGGNNWNVEQYCTPGLGCEDFYRFSFIDDFTGFVVGRSGTTLRTTDFGFNWDSVGFVEGNAESMICSRFKSDSIGWAGGTSYLFKSTNGGVSWKRETPTAGYFTSIYAINDSIVWACGNPGRIWHTKSGGDTTVNITQIGNEIPSGFALKQNYPNPFNPSTNIQFDLPKDGFVTLKVYDVSGREVETLVNEFKKAGSYIAGFNASHLSSGVYFYKINAGGFEETRRMILVK; this is encoded by the coding sequence TTGAATGTAAATGCCCAATGGATATTCCAGACCACAGGCGTAAGCGTACCTCTATGGGACATAGAATTTATTAATGAAAACACAGGCTGGGTCTGCGGAGAACAAGGTGTAATCCTTAAGACAACGAACGGCGGTAATGTATGGGAAATTCAGAACACAGGGATCAACAATAAGGTCCTCTATGGTATCTATCCGGTAAATGACAGTGTGGTTTATTGTGTCGGTTTTTTCGAAACAATATTGAAGACAACGAACGGCGGTGAGAATTGGATCGCTATAGAGAACGGACCTGCAGGGCAGGGGGATAGCTACTACTCAGTTTTCTTTTTAAATGAAGATACAGGATGGATCGGGTCCAATTCATTAGCTACGAGAAAAACAACTGATGGAGGTTCTTCTTTTAATAACCAATTTATATTTACAATACCAAGAGATCTTTTTTTTAAAGATGCAATGAATGGAGCCGGATGCGGGTGGGGAGCGACAATTGGCACAACTACAAATGGTGGGAATAACTGGAATGTAGAACAATACTGCACACCCGGTTTAGGCTGTGAAGATTTTTACAGGTTTTCCTTTATAGACGATTTTACAGGGTTTGTGGTTGGAAGAAGCGGAACTACACTTAGGACAACAGATTTTGGATTTAACTGGGATAGTGTTGGTTTTGTAGAGGGTAATGCGGAGTCAATGATATGTTCACGCTTCAAGAGTGATTCGATCGGCTGGGCAGGGGGTACATCCTATCTATTTAAATCAACAAATGGCGGAGTAAGCTGGAAGAGAGAGACTCCCACCGCGGGATATTTTACGAGTATCTACGCGATTAATGACAGCATAGTCTGGGCATGCGGTAACCCGGGGCGGATCTGGCATACGAAATCAGGAGGAGATACTACAGTAAATATTACCCAGATCGGTAACGAGATCCCATCTGGGTTTGCATTAAAGCAAAACTACCCGAATCCTTTTAATCCATCGACAAATATACAGTTCGATCTTCCAAAGGACGGCTTTGTAACGTTGAAAGTGTATGATGTTTCCGGCCGAGAAGTGGAAACGTTAGTAAATGAGTTTAAAAAGGCAGGAAGCTATATTGCCGGGTTTAACGCTTCACATCTCTCCAGCGGGGTCTATTTTTATAAGATAAATGCGGGAGGTTTTGAGGAAACCAGGAGGATGATACTGGTTAAGTAG
- a CDS encoding MBOAT family protein — MIFNSIEFLIFLPITFILYWFVFHKELKVQNLLLLAASYVFYGWWDWRFLSLIVISTLIDYIVGIKLKSTEKKSTRKKWLWVSVIFNLGLLGVFKYFNFFIDSWVNLMSSVGYHMESTWSLQVILPVGISFYTFQTMSYSIDVYRNQLEPTKDFVSFAAFVAFFPQLVAGPIERASNLLPQILKPRTFASEQSIDGVRLIIWGLFKKVVIADSLAPMVDAIFKNYTDYTGGTLFLGAVLFAFQIYGDFSGYSDIAIGTAKLFGIEVMSNFKFPYFSRDIAEFWRRWHISLSTWFRDYLYIPLGGSKGGKWKSLRNIFAIFVVSGFWHGANWTFIAWGGFHSLLYVPIFLVGTNRKFLHEVAGQHKWFPSIKELFMILLTFTLVVIAWIFFRSDSISSSFNYLRIMVTTFSTVMMYKTGLVYCAMLVFMDWLFKEDERLRQPWLKGWAGIIFFGFLVIMIIDKFSGYSRFIYFQF; from the coding sequence ATGATTTTTAACTCAATAGAGTTTTTAATCTTTCTCCCAATAACTTTTATTCTTTATTGGTTTGTATTCCATAAGGAATTAAAGGTTCAGAATCTTCTTCTCCTTGCAGCAAGCTATGTATTTTACGGATGGTGGGACTGGCGATTTTTGTCCCTAATTGTGATTAGTACTTTAATAGATTACATAGTTGGTATCAAGCTAAAATCAACGGAAAAAAAATCAACCCGGAAAAAGTGGCTCTGGGTCAGTGTAATTTTCAATCTTGGGTTACTAGGTGTTTTCAAGTATTTCAATTTCTTTATAGACTCATGGGTTAACCTTATGTCATCGGTAGGTTATCATATGGAGAGCACATGGAGTCTTCAGGTGATACTTCCCGTCGGCATTTCCTTTTACACTTTTCAAACAATGTCGTATTCGATAGATGTTTACAGGAACCAGTTAGAACCTACGAAAGATTTTGTATCATTTGCGGCATTTGTCGCCTTTTTTCCGCAACTTGTGGCAGGTCCTATAGAAAGGGCATCCAATCTTTTACCACAGATATTAAAACCAAGGACATTTGCGTCGGAGCAGAGCATAGACGGTGTGCGTCTTATAATCTGGGGTCTTTTTAAGAAGGTAGTAATAGCGGATTCGCTTGCCCCGATGGTAGATGCTATTTTTAAGAACTATACAGATTATACGGGAGGTACATTATTCCTGGGAGCAGTTTTATTTGCGTTCCAGATATACGGAGATTTTAGCGGTTACTCAGATATTGCTATAGGTACGGCTAAATTATTCGGTATAGAGGTGATGTCGAACTTTAAATTCCCTTACTTTTCGAGAGACATCGCGGAGTTTTGGCGAAGGTGGCATATTTCTCTTTCGACGTGGTTCAGAGATTACCTGTATATACCCCTTGGCGGATCAAAGGGAGGCAAATGGAAGTCGCTCAGGAATATATTTGCGATCTTTGTAGTAAGCGGATTCTGGCACGGGGCTAACTGGACATTTATAGCATGGGGAGGGTTCCATTCTTTATTATATGTGCCTATATTCCTGGTAGGAACGAACAGGAAGTTTTTGCATGAAGTGGCGGGACAGCATAAATGGTTCCCATCTATAAAAGAGCTATTCATGATCCTGCTTACGTTTACACTGGTCGTAATAGCGTGGATTTTTTTCAGAAGTGACAGTATATCGAGCTCATTTAATTACCTAAGGATAATGGTTACCACATTCAGTACTGTAATGATGTACAAAACCGGACTTGTTTACTGCGCAATGCTCGTATTCATGGATTGGCTATTTAAAGAAGACGAAAGGCTGCGACAGCCCTGGCTGAAGGGATGGGCAGGAATAATCTTCTTCGGATTCCTAGTAATAATGATAATAGATAAATTCAGCGGTTACAGCCGATTTATATATTTCCAATTTTGA